In the genome of Oscarella lobularis chromosome 1, ooOscLobu1.1, whole genome shotgun sequence, one region contains:
- the LOC136188701 gene encoding uncharacterized protein isoform X2 translates to MASLRQILRENDSPDDDSRTIQPEKRGSHECALVDDHLHLFGGRDRSKFFPRNEIFVMNGRRAEKKWIRRLTRGRTIPPPCLGARCVVIDKMIYSYGGKTEKRRRLGIVYRLDPKKMEWLEVATPIGGKKPHERSHCCLCAIGSGMIMFGGISEKKIPRGQLQSGATQDKNGWINDIYEFRLEEGNEKGMWLDLELSGTRPKPFVFAAMATIDEHRALLHGRDVEKDSQSILIDLNRKLWTIIDFNVKPSPRHDHTICQLVTEGLEDESMCLLVGGRMVDQTNSDYVYVLDCDNSKAYQMDVNPQLGKVMCHTFHSVQNEDKTTDVIVCGGFNWDWTLRPILCSFCLDVKNEPYMKIRRDILSSRRASVRAATSSPRLSLPSDREDIGMMQRELEHLRRRCSELTEEKSSIREELTSSHRLVERKDGEIAQIGRELASVQREASIAQRRLEQEKDQQISSIQQELATSQRLAQDKDGVITRIREELASCQRFLERKDADISQIRVELASVQRNHSVALTRCQTLEASRNEMKRRLEEFTDVLNIREDEVHLTDQKVGSGGFASVFVSRWRGMTVAVKKIHELITNQRNMALFEQEVLVCSRLHHPNIMTVCGAVMAEGIPLQMVMELLEGSVSEVIDAAHTTGSYLTIYEQLSIAIDMTSGISYLHQIRPRPYVHGDVRPSNILVTRDMKVKVGDLGTAHLIESSLSAGPVSQQYLAPERSPRSDGTAAASSLPSDVYSVGVSLIEIFTGVGPIPEVRQTQLDALANRPNLLMLCSRLIDDDPNPQHKNALMR, encoded by the exons ATGGCTTCGCTTCGTCAAATACttcgcgaaaacgactcccccgacgacgactctcGAACCATTCAACCCGAGAAACGGGGTTCTCATGAATGCGCGTTGGTCgacgatcatcttcatctcttcggtGGCCGCGATCGATCAAAATTCTTTCCCCGCAATGAAATCTTTGTAATGAATGGTCGAAGAGCGGAAAAGAAGTGGATCCGTCGATTGACTCGAGGTCGAACGATTCCTCCACCTTGTTTGGGAGCACGATGTGTTGTCATCGACAAAATGATCTACTCATACGGGGGAAAAACagagaagcgtcgtcgcctgggaatcgtttatcgtctcgatccgaagaaaatggaatggCTCGAAGTAGCGACGCCTAtcggaggaaagaaaccgcACGAACGCTCACATTGCTGTTTGTGTGCGATTGGATCAGGAatgatcatgtttgggggaATCAGCGAAAAGAAGATTCCTCGTGGTCAACTCCAGTCTGGGGCAACTCAGGATAAAAACGGCTGGATTAATgatatttatgaatttcgacttgaagagggaaatgaaaaag GAATGTGGTTGGATTTGGAATTAAGTGGAACACGACCAAAACCATTTGTTTTcgctgccatggcaaccatCGACGAGCATCGAGCATTACTTCATGGAAGGGACGTGGAGAAAGACTCTCAGtctattttaattgatttaaaTCGCAAA TTGTGGACTATCATTGATTTCAATGTGAAACCATCTCCAAGACACGACCATACAATTTGTCAATTAGTGACAGAAGGattagaagacgaatcaaTGTGTCTTCTCGTTGGTGGTCGAATGGTCGACCAAACAAATTCTGACTATGTTTACGTTTTGGATTGTGACAATTCCAAAGCATATCAG ATGGACGTCAATCCGCAATTGGGAAAAGTTATGTGTCACACATTTCATTCTGTGcagaacgaagacaagactactgacgtcattgtatGTGGTGGTTTCAATTGGGATTGGACATTGAGGCCTATTTTATGTTCGTTTTGTCTtg ACGTGAAGAATGAGCCGTACATGAAAATTAGACGAGATATTCTCTCGTCGAGACGGGCGTCAGTTCGTGCCGCAACTTCATCTCCGCGTCTTTCACTTCCAAGTGACAGAGAAGATATTGGAATGATGCAACGCGAGCTCGAGCATTTGCGACGAAGGTGCTCTGAATTGaccgaagaaaaatcgtctatcAG agAAGAACTGACCTCTTCTCATCGTCTTGTTGAGCGCaaagacggagaaattgCACAGATCGG GCGAGAATTAGCGTCTGTTCAAAGAGAAGCATCTATtgctcaacgtcgtcttgaacaGGAAAAAGACCAGCAGATTTCTTCCATTCA ACAGGAATTGGCCACGTCTCAACGGCTTGCACAAGATAAAGACGGTGTCATTACTCGCATAAG GGAAGAACTTGCGTCATGTCAACGTTTCTTGGAGCGAAAAGATGCAGACATTTCTCAAATCAG GGTTGAACTAGCGTCAGTGCAACGTAACCATAGTGTTGCATTGACACGCTGCCAAACTCTGGAGGCATCTCGTAACGAAATGAAACGACGCCTTGAAGAATTCACTGACGTGTTGAACAtcagagaagacgaagtacACCTGACTGATCAAAAAGTAGGATCAGGAGGATTTGCAA GCGTTTTTGTGAGCCGTTGGCGCGGAATGACGGTTGCAGTCAAAAAAATCCACGAGCTCATCACGAATCAACGCAACATGGCATTATTCGAACAAGAAGTCCTCGTCTGCAGTCGACTTCATCATCCCAACATCATGACCGTTTGCGGAGCGGTGATGGCCGAAGGAATTCCTCTCCAAATGGTCATGGAATTACTCGAGGGATCAGTGAGCGAAGTCATCGACGCAGCTCATACTACCGGCTCTTACCTGACCATTTACGAGCAATTGTCTATTGCCATtgatatgacgtcaggtaTTTCATATCTTCATCAGATTCGCCCGCGTCCCTACGTCCACGGTGACGTCCGCCCGTCTAATATCCTCGTCACAAGAGATATGAAAGTCAAAGTGGGCGACTTGGGAACGGCTCATCTGATTGAGAGTTCTCTGTCTGCTGGCCCTGTCAGTCAGCAATATCTCGCTCCGGAAAGGTCACCGCGTTCTGATGGCACTGCTGCTGCGAGCTCGTTGCCTAGCGACGTGTACAGCGTTGGCGTTTCTTTGATAGAGATCTTTACCGGGGTGGGTCCCATTCCTGAAGTGAGGCAGACTCAATTGGACGCTCTCGCTAATCGTCCTAATCTCTTAATGCTTTGCTCTCGTTTGATTGATGATGACCCTAACCCTCAGCACAAGAATGCTTTGATGCGCTGA
- the LOC136196040 gene encoding uncharacterized protein isoform X3 translates to MQETALAICNSKARCDQDLTLEYDKTARKSLLRFNIFYYETMGISCLCDLAMLCTLWFNSFFKNFSTSRSFLSSTLGSIRRYQSERRRRNHHPGKFIKRMNCGECNVVYFGRTEDFLDFFSKFLRPRRLILRVPFRLSSPIMVK, encoded by the exons ATGCAAGAGACGGCGTTAG CGATCTGCAACTCCAAAGCACGATGCGATCAAGACCTCACGCTGGAGTACGATAAAACGGCGCGAAA GTCACTTCTCCGATTCAACATATTTTATTATGAAACAATGGGAATCAGTTGCCTGTGTGATCTCGCA atgttATGTACTTTATGGTTTAattccttcttcaaaaatttctcaACGTCAAG gtcttttctctcctcgaCACTTGGATCAATTCGACGATATCAAtcagagagaagaagaagaaatcacCATCCTGGGAAATTTATCAAACGGATGAATTGCGGCGAATGCAACGTCG TATACTTTGGACGTACTGAAGActttttggattttttctctaagtTTCTCCGACCCAGACGTTTAATTCTTCGTGTGCCATTCCGACTTTCAAGCCCTATCATGGTAAAATGA
- the LOC136196040 gene encoding uncharacterized protein isoform X4 translates to MQETALAICNSKARCDQDLTLEYDKTARKSLLRFNIFYYETMGISCLCDLAMLCTLWFNSFFKNFSTSRSFLSSTLGSIRRYQSERRRRNHHPGKFIKRMNCGECNVVSPTQTFNSSCAIPTFKPYHGKMIY, encoded by the exons ATGCAAGAGACGGCGTTAG CGATCTGCAACTCCAAAGCACGATGCGATCAAGACCTCACGCTGGAGTACGATAAAACGGCGCGAAA GTCACTTCTCCGATTCAACATATTTTATTATGAAACAATGGGAATCAGTTGCCTGTGTGATCTCGCA atgttATGTACTTTATGGTTTAattccttcttcaaaaatttctcaACGTCAAG gtcttttctctcctcgaCACTTGGATCAATTCGACGATATCAAtcagagagaagaagaagaaatcacCATCCTGGGAAATTTATCAAACGGATGAATTGCGGCGAATGCAACGTCG tTTCTCCGACCCAGACGTTTAATTCTTCGTGTGCCATTCCGACTTTCAAGCCCTATCATGGTAAAATGATCTATTAA
- the LOC136196040 gene encoding uncharacterized protein isoform X2, giving the protein MQETALAICNSKARCDQDLTLEYDKTARKSLLRFNIFYYETMGISCLCDLAMLCTLWFNSFFKNFSTSRSFLSSTLGSIRRYQSERRRRNHHPGKFIKRMNCGECNVVSPTQTFNSSCAIPTFKPYHGTDYCTFQLSATPRRRHRL; this is encoded by the exons ATGCAAGAGACGGCGTTAG CGATCTGCAACTCCAAAGCACGATGCGATCAAGACCTCACGCTGGAGTACGATAAAACGGCGCGAAA GTCACTTCTCCGATTCAACATATTTTATTATGAAACAATGGGAATCAGTTGCCTGTGTGATCTCGCA atgttATGTACTTTATGGTTTAattccttcttcaaaaatttctcaACGTCAAG gtcttttctctcctcgaCACTTGGATCAATTCGACGATATCAAtcagagagaagaagaagaaatcacCATCCTGGGAAATTTATCAAACGGATGAATTGCGGCGAATGCAACGTCG tTTCTCCGACCCAGACGTTTAATTCTTCGTGTGCCATTCCGACTTTCAAGCCCTATCATG GAACCGATTATTGCACTTTTCAATTGAGCGcgacgccgcgtcgacgtcaccgtctcTAG
- the LOC136196040 gene encoding uncharacterized protein isoform X1 — MQETALAICNSKARCDQDLTLEYDKTARKSLLRFNIFYYETMGISCLCDLAMLCTLWFNSFFKNFSTSRSFLSSTLGSIRRYQSERRRRNHHPGKFIKRMNCGECNVVYFGRTEDFLDFFSKFLRPRRLILRVPFRLSSPIMEPIIALFN; from the exons ATGCAAGAGACGGCGTTAG CGATCTGCAACTCCAAAGCACGATGCGATCAAGACCTCACGCTGGAGTACGATAAAACGGCGCGAAA GTCACTTCTCCGATTCAACATATTTTATTATGAAACAATGGGAATCAGTTGCCTGTGTGATCTCGCA atgttATGTACTTTATGGTTTAattccttcttcaaaaatttctcaACGTCAAG gtcttttctctcctcgaCACTTGGATCAATTCGACGATATCAAtcagagagaagaagaagaaatcacCATCCTGGGAAATTTATCAAACGGATGAATTGCGGCGAATGCAACGTCG TATACTTTGGACGTACTGAAGActttttggattttttctctaagtTTCTCCGACCCAGACGTTTAATTCTTCGTGTGCCATTCCGACTTTCAAGCCCTATCATG GAACCGATTATTGCACTTTTCAATTGA
- the LOC136188701 gene encoding uncharacterized protein isoform X1, with protein MASLRQILRENDSPDDDSRTIQPEKRGSHECALVDDHLHLFGGRDRSKFFPRNEIFVMNGRRAEKKWIRRLTRGRTIPPPCLGARCVVIDKMIYSYGGKTEKRRRLGIVYRLDPKKMEWLEVATPIGGKKPHERSHCCLCAIGSGMIMFGGISEKKIPRGQLQSGATQDKNGWINDIYEFRLEEGNEKGMWLDLELSGTRPKPFVFAAMATIDEHRALLHGRDVEKDSQSILIDLNRKLWTIIDFNVKPSPRHDHTICQLVTEGLEDESMCLLVGGRMVDQTNSDYVYVLDCDNSKAYQMDVNPQLGKVMCHTFHSVQNEDKTTDVIVCGGFNWDWTLRPILCSFCLDVKNEPYMKIRRDILSSRRASVRAATSSPRLSLPSDREDIGMMQRELEHLRRRCSELTEEKSSIRNELVSAQSLLQKENTQITEELTSSHRLVERKDGEIAQIGRELASVQREASIAQRRLEQEKDQQISSIQQELATSQRLAQDKDGVITRIREELASCQRFLERKDADISQIRVELASVQRNHSVALTRCQTLEASRNEMKRRLEEFTDVLNIREDEVHLTDQKVGSGGFASVFVSRWRGMTVAVKKIHELITNQRNMALFEQEVLVCSRLHHPNIMTVCGAVMAEGIPLQMVMELLEGSVSEVIDAAHTTGSYLTIYEQLSIAIDMTSGISYLHQIRPRPYVHGDVRPSNILVTRDMKVKVGDLGTAHLIESSLSAGPVSQQYLAPERSPRSDGTAAASSLPSDVYSVGVSLIEIFTGVGPIPEVRQTQLDALANRPNLLMLCSRLIDDDPNPQHKNALMR; from the exons ATGGCTTCGCTTCGTCAAATACttcgcgaaaacgactcccccgacgacgactctcGAACCATTCAACCCGAGAAACGGGGTTCTCATGAATGCGCGTTGGTCgacgatcatcttcatctcttcggtGGCCGCGATCGATCAAAATTCTTTCCCCGCAATGAAATCTTTGTAATGAATGGTCGAAGAGCGGAAAAGAAGTGGATCCGTCGATTGACTCGAGGTCGAACGATTCCTCCACCTTGTTTGGGAGCACGATGTGTTGTCATCGACAAAATGATCTACTCATACGGGGGAAAAACagagaagcgtcgtcgcctgggaatcgtttatcgtctcgatccgaagaaaatggaatggCTCGAAGTAGCGACGCCTAtcggaggaaagaaaccgcACGAACGCTCACATTGCTGTTTGTGTGCGATTGGATCAGGAatgatcatgtttgggggaATCAGCGAAAAGAAGATTCCTCGTGGTCAACTCCAGTCTGGGGCAACTCAGGATAAAAACGGCTGGATTAATgatatttatgaatttcgacttgaagagggaaatgaaaaag GAATGTGGTTGGATTTGGAATTAAGTGGAACACGACCAAAACCATTTGTTTTcgctgccatggcaaccatCGACGAGCATCGAGCATTACTTCATGGAAGGGACGTGGAGAAAGACTCTCAGtctattttaattgatttaaaTCGCAAA TTGTGGACTATCATTGATTTCAATGTGAAACCATCTCCAAGACACGACCATACAATTTGTCAATTAGTGACAGAAGGattagaagacgaatcaaTGTGTCTTCTCGTTGGTGGTCGAATGGTCGACCAAACAAATTCTGACTATGTTTACGTTTTGGATTGTGACAATTCCAAAGCATATCAG ATGGACGTCAATCCGCAATTGGGAAAAGTTATGTGTCACACATTTCATTCTGTGcagaacgaagacaagactactgacgtcattgtatGTGGTGGTTTCAATTGGGATTGGACATTGAGGCCTATTTTATGTTCGTTTTGTCTtg ACGTGAAGAATGAGCCGTACATGAAAATTAGACGAGATATTCTCTCGTCGAGACGGGCGTCAGTTCGTGCCGCAACTTCATCTCCGCGTCTTTCACTTCCAAGTGACAGAGAAGATATTGGAATGATGCAACGCGAGCTCGAGCATTTGCGACGAAGGTGCTCTGAATTGaccgaagaaaaatcgtctatcAG AAATGAACTGGTCTCTGCCCAAAGTctcctgcaaaaagaaaacactcAAATTAC agAAGAACTGACCTCTTCTCATCGTCTTGTTGAGCGCaaagacggagaaattgCACAGATCGG GCGAGAATTAGCGTCTGTTCAAAGAGAAGCATCTATtgctcaacgtcgtcttgaacaGGAAAAAGACCAGCAGATTTCTTCCATTCA ACAGGAATTGGCCACGTCTCAACGGCTTGCACAAGATAAAGACGGTGTCATTACTCGCATAAG GGAAGAACTTGCGTCATGTCAACGTTTCTTGGAGCGAAAAGATGCAGACATTTCTCAAATCAG GGTTGAACTAGCGTCAGTGCAACGTAACCATAGTGTTGCATTGACACGCTGCCAAACTCTGGAGGCATCTCGTAACGAAATGAAACGACGCCTTGAAGAATTCACTGACGTGTTGAACAtcagagaagacgaagtacACCTGACTGATCAAAAAGTAGGATCAGGAGGATTTGCAA GCGTTTTTGTGAGCCGTTGGCGCGGAATGACGGTTGCAGTCAAAAAAATCCACGAGCTCATCACGAATCAACGCAACATGGCATTATTCGAACAAGAAGTCCTCGTCTGCAGTCGACTTCATCATCCCAACATCATGACCGTTTGCGGAGCGGTGATGGCCGAAGGAATTCCTCTCCAAATGGTCATGGAATTACTCGAGGGATCAGTGAGCGAAGTCATCGACGCAGCTCATACTACCGGCTCTTACCTGACCATTTACGAGCAATTGTCTATTGCCATtgatatgacgtcaggtaTTTCATATCTTCATCAGATTCGCCCGCGTCCCTACGTCCACGGTGACGTCCGCCCGTCTAATATCCTCGTCACAAGAGATATGAAAGTCAAAGTGGGCGACTTGGGAACGGCTCATCTGATTGAGAGTTCTCTGTCTGCTGGCCCTGTCAGTCAGCAATATCTCGCTCCGGAAAGGTCACCGCGTTCTGATGGCACTGCTGCTGCGAGCTCGTTGCCTAGCGACGTGTACAGCGTTGGCGTTTCTTTGATAGAGATCTTTACCGGGGTGGGTCCCATTCCTGAAGTGAGGCAGACTCAATTGGACGCTCTCGCTAATCGTCCTAATCTCTTAATGCTTTGCTCTCGTTTGATTGATGATGACCCTAACCCTCAGCACAAGAATGCTTTGATGCGCTGA